A region from the Rosa rugosa chromosome 6, drRosRugo1.1, whole genome shotgun sequence genome encodes:
- the LOC133718094 gene encoding uncharacterized protein LOC133718094, with translation MVGNDLDLWIPRGADIEADEVPDYGQPDYFTIKVFHGGCIRDNKYVGGKVNFFDYVDKDKMSLVEVDNMVRQLDPTYEGQRIDYWYRIGSEDQTLTKLSTDLDAITMCCCVPSIRLVLLYLDHMELHGVYGDSLDEVYEMEVIFFSQAESGGVVIEELPDSPREIPPRPAKRNAGIVIREVQDIVPFQQMKAASIGPNDKGKEKVDERSNQNSSGIDFDDLHDIDILDFMQSYGGQGFEDNEEDEEDDGSDGNNDDDYNPELDDEDYDPYGIDDDDDDDDVEGMEGSQGADGGKQTEDGVGTSSQLLVLGSRNAYADLEDNEDMFANVDSDEERMGPAVNSDGEPEDEFPEFNPKTDMKKPEFCKGMKFANVRILRAALREKAIQGGWEYVYLKNDKQRLRVICKEDDCPFELYASKMQHENTLMIKTYESEHKCTRKWNNTMVRSRYLTAKFKDKIQLNENWNTGSLAQTMSTKIKARVSKQMAYRAKRAALLELEGSIREQFARLADYGKELQRVDPATTIDIKCDFSHSSSQPIFKRMYICLGALKNGFKAGCRAVIGLDGAHLKSAFGGQLLTAVGIDANNTTWVIAYAMVENETKDSWIWFLQLLGKDLDMNDGGAGWTFISDKQKGLMPAFDEVVPLAHIRFCERHMWTNFTKLFPGKEMKDQMWKCAKATTMPFYLKEMEDMKQLNEKAYDWMKGICSFGFLFVFSLCMQECLLTQ, from the exons ATGGTAGGCAACGACCTTGACCTATGGATTCCAAGGGGAGCCGATATCGAAGCAGATGAGGTTCCCGATTATG GGCAGCCGGATTATTTTACAATAAAGGTGTTTCATGGGGGCTGTATAAGGGATAACAAGTATGTGGGAGGAAAGGTGAATTTTTTTGACTATGTGGATAAGGACAAGATGTCCCTCGTAGAGGTAGACAATATGGTGAGGCAATTGGATCCAACATATGAAGGGCAGAGAATAGATTATTGGTATAGGATTGGTTCCGAGGATCAAACATTGACGAAGCTAAGTACTGATCTGGATGCCATTACAATGTGTTGCTGTGTACCTTCAATTAGGTTGGTGTTACTGTATTTAGATCATATGGAGCTGCATGGTGTGTATGGGGACAGCTTGGATGAAGTGTATGAAATGGAGGTCATCTTTTTTAGCCAAGCAGAATCTGGTGGGGTAGTTATAGAGGAACTGCCAGATAGCCCAAGAGAAATACCTCCTAGACCAGCAAAGAGAAACGCTGGGATAGTTATAAGAGAAGTCCAGGATATTGTGCCATTTCAACAGATGAAGGCTGCTAGTATTGGTCCGAATGACAAGGGTAAAGAAAAGGTTGATGAAAGGAGCAaccaaaactctagcggtatcgACTTTGATGATCTGCACGATATAGACATCCTAGATTTCATGCAAAGTTATGGTGGACAAGGGTTTGAAGATAatgaagaggatgaagaagatgatggatcTGATGGGAATAATGATGATGACTATAACCCTGAGTTGGATGATGAAGATTATGACCCTTATGGtatagatgatgatgatgatgatgatgatgttgagGGTATGGAAGGAAGTCAAGGAGCAGATGGTGGAAAGCAAACTGAAGATGGTGTAGGAACAAGCAGTCAATTACTTGTATTGGGGAGCAGAAATGCATATGCTGATTTGGAAGACAATGAGGACATGTTTGCTAATGTGGATTCGGATGAAGAGAGAATGGGACCTGCCGTAAACTCTGATGGGGAGCCTGAAGATGAATTCCCAGAATTTAACCCGAAGACAGACATGAAGAAACCTGAGTTCTGCAAAGGGATGAAATTTGCTAATGTAAGGATATTAAGAGCTGCATTGAGGGAGAAAGCAATTCAAGGTGGCTGGGAATACGTGTACCTCAAAAATGACAAGCAAAGATTAAGAGTGATATGCAAGGAGGATGACTGCCCCTTCGAGCTTTATGCATCAAAAATGCAACATGAGAACACACTCATGATCAAGACATATGAAAGTGAGCACAAGTGCACAAGAAAGTGGAACAACACAATGGTAAGGTCTAGATACTTGACTGCAAAATTCAAGGACAAGATTCAGCTTAATGAAAACTGGAACACAG GTTCTCTTGCCCAGACCATGTCTACGAAGATCAAGGCAAGGGTATCAAAGCAAATGGCCTATCGGGCTAAAAGGGCAGCTTTGTTGGAATTGGAGGGCTCTATTAGGGAACAATTTGCAAGGCTGGCAGACTATGGCAAAGAGCTGCAGCGGGTTGACCCAGCAACCACGATAGATATCAAGTGTGATTTCTCACACTCAAGCAGCCAGCCCATTTTCAAGAGAATGTACATATGTCTGGGGGCCCTTAAGAATGGATTCAAGGCAGGTTGTAGGGCTGTTATAGGATTAGATGGTGCTCATCTAAAGAGTGCTTTTGGAGGGCAACTCTTGACAGCGGTTGGGATCGATGCCAACAACACCACATGGGTCATAGCATATGCAATGGTGGAGAATGAGACTAAAGATTCGTGGATTTGGTTTCTGCAGTTATTGGGAAAGGATTTGGATATGAATGATGGTGGAGCCGGGTGGACATTTATAAGTGACAAACAGAAGGGATTGATGCCTGCTTTTGATGAGGTGGTCCCCTTAGCACATATCAGATTCTGTGAGAGACATATGTGGACTAACTTCACAAAGTTATTTCCGGGGAAAGAGATGAAGGACCAGATGTGGAAGTGTGCTAAAGCAACCACAATGCCTTTCTATTTAAAAGAAATGGAAGATATGAAACAGTTGAATGAGAAGGCATATGATTGGATGAAAGGTATATGCAGTTTTGGCTTCTTATTTGTATTCAGCTTATGTATGCAGGAATGTTTATTGACACAATGA